Genomic segment of Corynebacterium appendicis CIP 107643:
AACCGCAGCGTGACATGATGATCTCGTCTGCCGACCTGCCCACCGTCGCCGGCGGCGGGGAGGTGCTGCCGCTGCTCGACCGCGCCTTCGGCTACTCGCCGCGCGCGATCGTGGGCTCTTCCGACGCCGATATCGTCACCGACACCCCGGCGCTGGCGAAGCGCAATTACGGCACTCTCACCGGCCCCAGCTCGTCCCACCTGCACGATCTTTCGGAGGGCGGCGAGATCCGCAACCGCGTCCCCGACTACCCGTCCAATGCCCAGCGCGTGACCGTCACGGCTGAGGGCGGGAGCGTGCGGGCGTCGTCGTCCGCCTCCGACGCCACGTCCTTCGGCGGCGCAAGACCGGCGGAATCGTTGACGGCCGCCGTCGACGGTCTCGACGACACCGCCTGGCACCCCACCCCCGGCGACCGCTCCCCCTGGTTCGAGATCTCGCCCGACGACCCCGTGCGCGAGGTCACCGTGGCCGCCACCGACGACGTCGAGGCGACCGTCAGCTGGCCCGGCGGCTCCCGCGAGATCACGCTGGAGGCGGACGAGCCGCTCGCAGTCGGCGTCGGCACCGAGGACGCGCGGGTTGCCGGCCCGATCCGCGTCGCCCTGGACGAACCAGCCGGCATCAGCGAATTCGACGCCGGCGTGACGCGCACCGTCACCGTGCCCGGGACCGGCGACACGTACTTCTTCCAGCGCCTTCTGCCCGCCGACGACGTCATCCGCCGCGCCTTCACCACCGACCGCCCCGCGACATGGGAGCTCACCCACGCAGCCGAAATCGACGGCGAACACCACGACGAAGGCCCCGTCGAGCTGCCCGCCGGCGAGCACACCATCGTCACCGACGCTGAAACAGTCGCGCTCACCCGCGCCGGGCACCCCAGTGCTGCCGCGTGGTCGCCTTTCGACGGCACCGTCTCGCCCTCCCCTTCCGACCGCCTCATCCTGACCACCCGGGCCTTCAACGACGGCCTGCGCGGAACGGTCAGCGGCCCGGACGGCAGCACCGTCCTCGAACCCGTGCGCGTCGACTCCGGCATGCAAGCCTTCCGCCTGCCCGCCGGCACCCAGGGCACCTTCACGATGAGCTTCGCCGGCGAGGGCTTCTTCCGCGCCAGCCTCATCTTCGGCGGCGCGCTCAGTCTGCTGGTCTTGGGACTGTGCGTGCTGTGGAGCTCATGGACCCCGCCGGCGGCGCGGCCCGGCACACGGCACCACGGTTCTCACAACCAATCCGCGCTGGCCGTCTCGGCTGCGGCGGCCGTCGCTGCGGTCACAGCCGGCGGGCTGGCGGGCGCGGCGGCGTATGCGGCGACGTTCGCGATCCGCCGCTTCACGCTGATCCCGCCGTGGGCGCTCGGCGCTGGCGCGGCGGGGGTCATGGGCCTGTGGCTGGCGCGGGCACCGTGGCCGGCTGAGAATTACGCGGGGGATTCTGCGGCGGTGACGGTCGCGGGCTGCGTCGCGGTGAGTTGTGTCGCAGCCAGTGCATGGCGGGGGCCTCGACAAGCTCGTAGCTGATGTAGCTCACGGCCACCGACACCACGACGGTGAAGGCGAGCACGAGAGCGAAGTCGATCACGCGTCCGGTGAACAGCTCGCGGCCGAGAACCGGGAACGCGAGTTCCAGCACCGCGACATGCCACAGGAAGATCGAGTAGGACCAGCGCCCCAGCGCGCGCATCACGGGGCTGGCCAGAACGCCGCCGTAGCGCCGCGGCGCCAGCGCGAACGGCGCGAGCCACAGCGCGGCGAAGACGGTGCCCAGGATGATCCGGGCGTTGAACTCTGACGGGCTCGGGTGGGTCAGCCCTTGCGGGCCGACCCACTCCTGTCCGGCGAGCCACGCGACGCCCAGCGCGAGCATGGGAAACGCCCACCGCGCACGGCCGGACACGCGCAGACGCACCCCGGCGCGCTCCAGCTCCGCGCAGCCCAGCCCGACGGCGAACCACGGGGCGTACGACGGCGGGAAGATCTGGAGGTTGAGGGGGGCGTCGAGGCCGTCGATGAGCCACGGCCAGGCCAGCCCGAATAACACAGCGCCGGCAAGCAGGACCGCGCGCACCCGCTGCCCCGCGACGAGATAGAGCGGAAGCACAAAGTAGAACGCCACCTCGATGCACAGCGACCACATTTGCGTCAGCCCGGGCACGAGCCCGTCTGGGACGTAGACCTGCACCAAAAAGAGGTTGGCCAGCGCCTGCTGCCAGCTCAAACCAGACAGGCTGGGCAGCGCGGCCATCACCACCACGGCGCACACGAGGTACGCCGGCAGGATGCGGGTGAGGCGGTGGGAGGGGTACGTCGCTAAGCGTGCTTGTCCGCGCGCCAACAGGAAAGCCGACAGGGCGAAGAACACGGCGACGAAGAAATCGAAGCGTTCGAACAGCGCGCTGCCCAGGCCGGTCTGGAAGGAGACGTGCGTGACCACGATCCCCAGGGCGGCGACCGCGCGCAGGCCCTCGAGTTCGGGGAGGATCGGGTAAAGGCGCTTGCTAGTGTTCGAGATACTGCAAGTGTAAAGGAGGGCCATGAAGCGGCTGTACTGGTGCGTCGCCGTGTTCGTCGTCGGCATGGTCCTGGGGACAATGGTGGCGCCACCGATCGTCACGGCGATGAAACCGCTGAAAAACGGTGTCACGACGTTGACGTGGACCGGAGGGGTCACCGAGGAAATCGAGGTTGCCGGCGCGAAGAAGGACGCCACCGTGACCGTGCGCGGGCCGGGCGGCGAATACAGCGACGAGATTTCCCGCTACACCGCCGAAACTTCGCGCGGCCTGGTCTTTCTCTTCCCCTTCAAGCCGGACCGCCGCAGCTTCCGCTTCTACGACCCGGCGGGCGACGCGCAGGGCACCGTCGACTACGTGGGCCCCGGGCGCGTCGACGGGCTGGGCACGTACGAATTCCACGGCACCTTCGACGGCGACGACTACCACGCCGAGCGCACCTTCGAGGTTGAGCGCCGCACGGGCACGCTGATAGATGCGACGTGGGAGACAGCCGACGGCACGCGCACGCTTGACGACGCCACACGTGCCGCCCAACTCTCCCTCGCCCACGACCGGGTGCGCGTGCTGAAGATCCTGCAATTCCTCGCGTGGCTGGGCGGGTTCATGGCTGTCGTCGCCGCGGCTGCGGGAGTGGTGATCTTTGTCCGGCGGTAGCTGGTGGCCCCGCACTGCGCTCACCGCGTGGGGCGTCCTCCTCGTCGGCGCGCTGACCTGGCCGTTTTTGATGTCTTTCGCGTCGCCGTCGGCGGCTTTCGCACTGCGCGACATGATGGTGCTGCCCCACCCGGCGCTCACTCACGCGGCGGTGGGGTTCGGCGATTTAGCGGCGAGGAATGCGCCGCAGGATGGGGTGCTGGCGGCCGTCGGCACGCTTGTTCCTGCGACGTGGTTCGTGGCGGCGCTCATGGTCGCGGGCGCTGGCGCGGCTGCATGGGTCGGCGCGCAGGTGGGGTCCCGGCCGTGGACGCGCGCGGCCGCGATGACGGTGGCGGTGTGGAATCCGTTCGTCGTCGAGCGCCTCCTACAGGGCCAGTGGTCGCTGGCGCTCGCCGCGTGGCTGCTGCCCGCCGTGGCCCTGTGCCGCGGTCCGGGTCAGCTGCTGGCTATCTGCGGCGCGTCGCTCACGCCGACGGGAGGCATATTCGCACTACTCACAAGCTTGACGACGACCCGCCCCACCACCTTCTTCTCCCTTGCGGCCTGCCTGCCGTGGATGGTGCCCGCGCTTCTCGGCGGCGTCGGCGCCGGCGCTGGTTCGGGGACTGCATCCGCCGACTCCGCCGCCGCCTTCGCTCCGCGAGCGGAGACTTTCACCGGCACCCTCGGCGCGCTGCTCGGGCTGGGCGGGATCTGGAATGCCGGCGTCGTTCCACCGTCGCGCTCTGCCGGATTCGCCTTGGCCGGCGTCGTCTTGTTCGCGGTGCTGTGTTTGGCGTGGCGGCATGTGCCCCGGCCTCTTTTAGCCCTCGCCGCCTGCGGTTTCGCTGTTCCGCTCGTCTCGTGGCTGCTGCCCGGCGCGATGGCGTGGTTCGTGTCGACCATCCCCGGCGGGGGTTTGCTGCGCGATGCCCAGAAATTCGTCGCCCTGGCTTTGCCCGCGTTCGTCGTCGCCGCCGCGCGCCTCGACCGCGTGGATCTGCGCTTGCCCGCCGTTGCTCTGCTGCTCGCCGTGGTCCAGGTCCCGGACGCCCCGCGCGCTGTCGCCGCGCTCGCCCCTGTGCACGTCACCGTGCCCGACGTCGACCACCGCGGCCGCGACATCTTCTTCGACGGCCGCCCCCACCTGCTCACCCGCCCGGACGGCATCCCCATCGTCGACCCGGCCACCAAGGCCATGAACGTCGTCGAATCCGGCGAACTCATCGTCGACGGCACCGTCGTCGACCATCCTTCCCCGCGTTGGCGCGCCACGGCCGATATTTTCGGCACAGTGCCGCGGCCTGAGTCGCTTTCGGACTCTGCTTCAGGGGGAGACCCCGCCGTCCAGCGCTACTACTCCGACCCGCAGGTCGCACTCGTCGTCTACCCCGACGGCTCGGTTGAGGATACGGGCTACCCCGCCCGCGCGCTGCCCCGCGCCGGCATCGCGCTGCTGTTGCTGTGGTTCCTGCTGCCGCTACTGGCGGCCGTGCTGTTTTTCGTCCGGTTACGCCGCCCGATTCCACGCGAACGCGCATGAACTGTTCCCCAGGAATTGCTGCTCATCAATCGGGAAAGAGCATTGGCCGGGCCGAGCTTCACTCGGTTCATGCCCGGTAATTCATGCGCAGCAGTTCATGAGCCCCTCCCCCCAACACCATGCGTCGAGCAATCCCCGCGGTGTCACGCGGAGGCGGCGTTACGTGAACGAGCCGACAACCCGGCTGAGCAGCGCGGCGAATTTCCGGCCGGTTTCCTGCCACGAGTACTGGGAGGCGCGGTGACGGGCGGCGGCACCGAGCGCGGTACGGCGGTCGGGGTCGGAGACAAGCTCGCGGACGGCGGCACGGAATTCGGCCTCAGTGTCGACGAGGACGCCGGTCTCGCCGTCGGCAATGGAGTCGCGCAGGCCACCAGCCTCGCGGTAGCCGACGGTGGGAACGCCGTGCTGGCCGGCCTCGATGACCGCGATGCCCCACCCCTCCTTCGCGGACGGCATGAGGTGCAGGTCGGACCGGGCGAGCAGGGCGTGCTTCAAGTCGTCGCCGACGTGGCCGTGGAAAATGACGCGGTCGCCGAGATCGGCGGCGTAGGCGCGCAGCTGGTCCTCCCACCAGCCGGAGCCGACAATGTCGAGAACCACGCCGGGCAGGTCGCGGACAGTGTCGATGGCCTGCTCGATCCGCTTGTGCGGCACCAACCGCGACAGCACCACGAGGTGGGTCTTCCCGTCGGGCTTCAGCGACGGCAAGTCGGCGGGAACGGGGTCGACACCGTTTTCGATGATGGCGATGTCCCCGCGGTTCACGCCGAGTGCGACCAGGTCCGCGCGCGACGCCTCCGACACGGTCACGTACTGCGCGCCCCGGTACACCAGCGGCGCCAGCTCCGACTCCAAGAACCACCCCAACCGCCCGATCACGGGACCGGCGACAGGCCACTGCTCCTGGTGGCAATGGTGCGTCAGCAGCACCACAGGTTTGCGCGTGAACAGCCGCGCGAAGAACGGAATGCCATTTTGCGTATCGACGACCACGTCCGCCCCACTCCCCCACACCGCGAAAGGAGCGCGCAGATAGACGGTGTACTTGCCGCCGTAGCGGCGGAAACGGATGCCGTCGCGGAGCGAGCGATGCGGTGCGTCTGTGTGGCTGGCGCTGCGGTAGATGACCTCGTGTCCTTGGCTGGCCAGGTACGCCCCGACGCGTTCCAGGTAGCGTTCGCTGCCGCCGCCTTGGGGGTGGGTGGTGTCGCGCCAACACAGCAAGAGGATCTTCATCCCGGCTGATCTTACGCGGGTGCGAGATTCGCAGCGTGAGTGATTGCGGGTGTTAGTGTCACTGAAATGGACATTCGCACAGAACGCACGCGCAGCTTTGCGACGTTGAAGCGCTCAGTCAGGCTGCTGCGGGCGTTCCGGCACGAGCAGACCCGGCCGGAGAAGTTCTACGGGGCGTTGGCGCAGGACACGGCGGAGCTGCTCGAGGCGCTCAGCGGGGATGTGCTGGGCCGGGGGCTGGACGGTCAGCGCGTCCTGGACGTCGGCGGGGGTCCGGGGTATTTCTCGGAGGCGTTCGGGGAAAGGGGGGCGTGGTATGTGGGGCTGGAGCCGTCGATAAGCGAAATGTCGGCGGCTGGCTTGAGCGGCTACGGCGCGGTGCGCGGGGATGGCGTAGCGCTGCCGTTCAAGGACGGTTGCTTTGATGTGACGTACTCGTCGAATGTGGTCGAGCACGTCCCGGATCCTGCGGCGATGTGCGCGGAGATGCTGCGCGTGACGCGGCCGGGCGGGCTAGTCGTCGTGAGCTACACGGTGTGGCTGGGGCCGTTCGGCGGGCACGAGACGGGCCTGTGGCCGCATTATGTGGGCGGCGAGTTCGCGCGGCGGCGCTACGAGCGCATCCACGGGCGGCCGCCGAAGAATGTGTGGGGAAAATCGTTGTTCGCCGTCTCCGCGAAATGGGGTCTGGCCTGGGCGGACAGCAGCGGGGCAGAAAAAATCACCGCGTTCCCCCGCTACCACCCGGGGTGCGCCTGGTGGCTCACCTCGGTGCCAGTGGTGCGGGAGTTCGCGGTGTCGAACCTCGTGCTGGCCCTGCGGGCTTAGATCATCGAGCGGGACTTCTCCAGTTCGTCGAAGATCTCCTGCGGGACGCGGTCGCCAAGGGTGCCCAGGTACTCCTTGCCCTCCTCGAAGTCGGCGGCGAATTCCTCCGGGTTGACGGCGAGGGCTTCGCGCACATCCTCGATCGGGGTGTCCAGGCCGGAAAGGTCGAGATCCTCGGCACGGGCGACATTGCCGGCCACGGTCTCGTCAGCCTCGACGCGGCCCTCAATGCGATCGACGATCCACTTCAGCACGCGGGAATTCTCGCCGAAGCCCGGCCACAGGAATCGGCCGTCGTCGCCGCGGCGGAACCAGTTGACCAGGAAGATCGACGGCATGCGGTCGCCGCCCTCTTCGCCGCGGTCGATCCAGTTCTGGATGTAGTCGCCGACGTTGTAGCCGATGAACGGCAGCATCGCCATCGGGTCGTGGCGCAGGGAGCCGACCTTGGCCTCCAGGGAGGCGGCGGTCTGACCGGAGGCGAGCAGGGAACCGATCATGGTGCCGTGGTTCCAGTCGCGGGCCTCGGTGACCAGCGGGATGGTGCTCGGACGGCGGCCGCCGAACAGGATCGCGTCGACCTTCACGCCGCGCCAGTCGTCGAACTCTTCCGCTGCGGACGGGCACTGGGTGATCGGCACGCAGTAGCGGGAGTTCGGGTGGGCGGCCGGGGTGGTGGATTCCGGTGTCCAGTCGTTGCCCTGCCAGTCGATGAGGTGCTCCGGGGTCTCGCCGTCCATGCCCTCCCACCAGACATCGCCGTCGTCGGTGAGTGCGACGTTGGTGAACAGGGTGTTGCCCGGCTCCATGGAACGCATCGCGTTCGGATTGGAGGCGTAGTTGGTGCCCGGGGCGACGCCGAAGAAGCCGTTCTCGGGGTTGACGGCGTACAGACCGTCGTCGCCAAGCTTGAGCCATGCGATGTCATCGCCGACGACCTCAGCCTTCCAGCCCGGGATGGTCGGGGTGATCATCGCCAGGTTGGTCTTGCCGCAGGCGGACGGGAATGCGCCGGTGACGTGGTAGGCCTTGCCCTCCGGGTCGATGAGCTTCAGGATGAGCATGTGCTCGGCCATCCAGCCCTCTTCCCTCGCCATGACGGAAGCAATGCGCAGCGCGTAGCACTTCTTCGCCAGGATGGCGTTGCCGCCGTAGCCGGAGCCGTAGGACCAGATCTCCTTGGTCTCCGGGAACTGGGAGATGTACTTGGTGTCGTTGCACGGCCACGCGACGTCTTCCTGGCCTTCCTCGAGCGGGGCGCCGACGGAGTGGAGGCAGCGCACGAAGTCGCCGTCCTTGCCGATCTTGTCCAGGGCTTCCTGGCCCATGCGCGTCATGATGCGCATGGACATGACCACGTATGCGGAGTCGGTGAGCTGCACGCCCAGCTTGGGATCCGGGTCGGAGATCGGGCCCATGCAAAATGGCACGACGTACATGGTGCGACCCTTCATGGAGCCGCGGAAGTGCTCGGTCATCTCGGCTTTGAGCTCGTCCGGGGCGACCCAGTTATTGGTGGGGCCGGCACCTTCGGGGATCTCGGAGGCGATGAAGGTGCGGGACTCCACACGCGCCACGTCGGACGGGTGGGAACGGGCAAGGAAGCTGTTCGGGCGCTTTTCCTCGTTGAGCTTGGTCAGCGTGCCCTTCTCCACCAGGTCGGCGGCGAGACGGTCCCATTCCTCCTGGGAACCGTCAGCGAAAACCACCTGATCCGGCTGGAACAATTCGACTGCGTCGTTGATCCACTCGATCAACTGCTCGTTCTCGGTGGGCGCCTGGCCCTGAAGCCCCTTCACTGCAGCGGTCATTGCTTCTCCTCTATTTCTTCGGCGGTTCCTTTATTCAGCGTATCGAAGTGCGCGTGTGTCGTGCCCCAACTTGTCAACCGCCCATTTAAGCGCCTTGAAACTACATCGGAGATACCCCCAAAAGAGTGTGGTCACTCCCCCACTATTCGCCGCCATTCCCGCGATTAAGCTGCCCGTACTTGCCGCGGCATGAGCCCGAGCGGGGGTTGTGTGAACATCCCCCCGCAGACGGAGCCAGAAGTCCTTTTGGTTCCCCTATGCGGGGGGCATCGCGCGAAGGAATGTGACCTGTTGGACAATATCATCGTGAACGAAAACGACCGCAGTACCGAAGGCAGAGTGGAAAGGGACGGCCTCGGCGAGCTTCCGTCCGGCCGCCCGCCGCAGACCGAATTCGACACCGGCCTGGATTACCCGCGCTTAGGGTCGGTCACGTTCCGCCGCGGCACGTTGACGGACAACCAGCAGACGCTTTTCGACGAGCACTGGCCCCGCCTCGGCCGCGTCCTTGCCCATTCCGACGAGGAACAGTGGATCGACTACGACGAGTGGTTCGGCCGCGCCGGCCACCCGACGATCGTGGAGATCGGCTCGGGCACGGGCACTTCCACGGCCGCTATGGCGCCGCTGGAGGCGGACACGAATGTGATCGCGGTGGAGCTGTACAAGCCGGGGCTGGCGAAGCTTTTGGGCTCGGTGGTTCGCGGGGGCATCGAGAACGTCCGCATGGTGCGCGGCGACGGCGTTGAGGTTCTGGCACGGATGATCGAGCCGGAATCGCTCGATGCCGTCCGCATCTTCTTCCCCGACCCGTGGCCGAAGGCGCGGCACCACAAACGCCGCATCATCCAGTCGGGCACGCTGAACCTCATCGCGACGCGCCTGAAGAAAGGCGGAGTGCTGCACGTGGCCACCGACCACGCCGGCTACGCCGAGTGGATCGACGAGCTCGTCGAGGTCGAGCCAGCCCTGGAGTACAAGGGCTGGCCGTGGGACGAGGCGCCGATTTTGACCGACCGACAAGTGATCACGAAATTCGAGGGCAAAGGACTCGACAAAGAGCACGTGATTCGCGAGTACCTGTGGGTGAAAAAATGACAGATCTGCACACGTCCACGCACCCCTACACCGCCGGGGCGCAGGCCGGACCGGACAATCTCCTGCTCGTGTGGGACGCGCCGAACCTGGACATGGGCCTCGGCGCGATTCTCGGCGGGCGCCCGACGGCGGCGTACCGCCCGCGCTTCGACGCGATCGGACGCTGGCTGGCCATGCGCGCCGTCGAGCTCGGCTCCGACACGGGCACGACGGTCGAGCCGGAGGCGACGGTGTTCACCAATGTCGCTCCCGGAGGCGCGGATGTCGTTAGGCCGTGGGTGGAAGCGCTGCGGAATGTGGGTTTCGCGGTCTTCGCCAAGCCGAAGGCGGACGAGGATTCGGACGTGGACGAGGACATGGTGGAGCACATTCGCCGTCGTCAAGCGGAAGGCGTGCTGCGCGGCGTCGTCGTCGCGTCCGCGGACGGGCAGAATTTCCAGGAGCTTCTCGACGAGCTCGCTGACGACGGCCTGCCCGTCACCGTTCTCGGATTCCACGAACACGCCAGCTGGGCAGTGACCTCGCAAACCATTTCATTCGTAGACTTGGAGGACATTCCCGGGGTGTTCCGCGAGCCGCTGCCGCGCGTCAACCTGGACCAGCTGCCGGAGGAGGGCGCATGGCTGCAGCCCTTCCGCCCGCTGTCTGTGCTGCTGAATAAGGGCTAGCAGAACAGCCGAGAAGACAA
This window contains:
- a CDS encoding phosphoenolpyruvate carboxykinase (GTP); the encoded protein is MTAAVKGLQGQAPTENEQLIEWINDAVELFQPDQVVFADGSQEEWDRLAADLVEKGTLTKLNEEKRPNSFLARSHPSDVARVESRTFIASEIPEGAGPTNNWVAPDELKAEMTEHFRGSMKGRTMYVVPFCMGPISDPDPKLGVQLTDSAYVVMSMRIMTRMGQEALDKIGKDGDFVRCLHSVGAPLEEGQEDVAWPCNDTKYISQFPETKEIWSYGSGYGGNAILAKKCYALRIASVMAREEGWMAEHMLILKLIDPEGKAYHVTGAFPSACGKTNLAMITPTIPGWKAEVVGDDIAWLKLGDDGLYAVNPENGFFGVAPGTNYASNPNAMRSMEPGNTLFTNVALTDDGDVWWEGMDGETPEHLIDWQGNDWTPESTTPAAHPNSRYCVPITQCPSAAEEFDDWRGVKVDAILFGGRRPSTIPLVTEARDWNHGTMIGSLLASGQTAASLEAKVGSLRHDPMAMLPFIGYNVGDYIQNWIDRGEEGGDRMPSIFLVNWFRRGDDGRFLWPGFGENSRVLKWIVDRIEGRVEADETVAGNVARAEDLDLSGLDTPIEDVREALAVNPEEFAADFEEGKEYLGTLGDRVPQEIFDELEKSRSMI
- a CDS encoding NYN domain-containing protein, translated to MTDLHTSTHPYTAGAQAGPDNLLLVWDAPNLDMGLGAILGGRPTAAYRPRFDAIGRWLAMRAVELGSDTGTTVEPEATVFTNVAPGGADVVRPWVEALRNVGFAVFAKPKADEDSDVDEDMVEHIRRRQAEGVLRGVVVASADGQNFQELLDELADDGLPVTVLGFHEHASWAVTSQTISFVDLEDIPGVFREPLPRVNLDQLPEEGAWLQPFRPLSVLLNKG
- a CDS encoding class I SAM-dependent methyltransferase, whose product is MDIRTERTRSFATLKRSVRLLRAFRHEQTRPEKFYGALAQDTAELLEALSGDVLGRGLDGQRVLDVGGGPGYFSEAFGERGAWYVGLEPSISEMSAAGLSGYGAVRGDGVALPFKDGCFDVTYSSNVVEHVPDPAAMCAEMLRVTRPGGLVVVSYTVWLGPFGGHETGLWPHYVGGEFARRRYERIHGRPPKNVWGKSLFAVSAKWGLAWADSSGAEKITAFPRYHPGCAWWLTSVPVVREFAVSNLVLALRA
- a CDS encoding glycosyltransferase family 4 protein, coding for MKILLLCWRDTTHPQGGGSERYLERVGAYLASQGHEVIYRSASHTDAPHRSLRDGIRFRRYGGKYTVYLRAPFAVWGSGADVVVDTQNGIPFFARLFTRKPVVLLTHHCHQEQWPVAGPVIGRLGWFLESELAPLVYRGAQYVTVSEASRADLVALGVNRGDIAIIENGVDPVPADLPSLKPDGKTHLVVLSRLVPHKRIEQAIDTVRDLPGVVLDIVGSGWWEDQLRAYAADLGDRVIFHGHVGDDLKHALLARSDLHLMPSAKEGWGIAVIEAGQHGVPTVGYREAGGLRDSIADGETGVLVDTEAEFRAAVRELVSDPDRRTALGAAARHRASQYSWQETGRKFAALLSRVVGSFT
- a CDS encoding acyltransferase family protein: MALLYTCSISNTSKRLYPILPELEGLRAVAALGIVVTHVSFQTGLGSALFERFDFFVAVFFALSAFLLARGQARLATYPSHRLTRILPAYLVCAVVVMAALPSLSGLSWQQALANLFLVQVYVPDGLVPGLTQMWSLCIEVAFYFVLPLYLVAGQRVRAVLLAGAVLFGLAWPWLIDGLDAPLNLQIFPPSYAPWFAVGLGCAELERAGVRLRVSGRARWAFPMLALGVAWLAGQEWVGPQGLTHPSPSEFNARIILGTVFAALWLAPFALAPRRYGGVLASPVMRALGRWSYSIFLWHVAVLELAFPVLGRELFTGRVIDFALVLAFTVVVSVAVSYISYELVEAPAMHWLRHNSPRRSPRPSPPQNPPRNSQPATVPAPATGP
- the trmB gene encoding tRNA (guanosine(46)-N7)-methyltransferase TrmB, coding for MERDGLGELPSGRPPQTEFDTGLDYPRLGSVTFRRGTLTDNQQTLFDEHWPRLGRVLAHSDEEQWIDYDEWFGRAGHPTIVEIGSGTGTSTAAMAPLEADTNVIAVELYKPGLAKLLGSVVRGGIENVRMVRGDGVEVLARMIEPESLDAVRIFFPDPWPKARHHKRRIIQSGTLNLIATRLKKGGVLHVATDHAGYAEWIDELVEVEPALEYKGWPWDEAPILTDRQVITKFEGKGLDKEHVIREYLWVKK
- a CDS encoding porin PorA family protein produces the protein MKRLYWCVAVFVVGMVLGTMVAPPIVTAMKPLKNGVTTLTWTGGVTEEIEVAGAKKDATVTVRGPGGEYSDEISRYTAETSRGLVFLFPFKPDRRSFRFYDPAGDAQGTVDYVGPGRVDGLGTYEFHGTFDGDDYHAERTFEVERRTGTLIDATWETADGTRTLDDATRAAQLSLAHDRVRVLKILQFLAWLGGFMAVVAAAAGVVIFVRR